The proteins below are encoded in one region of Deltaproteobacteria bacterium:
- a CDS encoding sigma-54-dependent Fis family transcriptional regulator, translating to MPAPQREQLRADAGAGCGDCLQNGGFLPFQDGVLVVPGGDLVARSEAMQRVLALAARAAATDATVLITGESGTGKERVARLLHAGSRRRAGAFVGVNCGALPEPLLESELFGHKKGAFTGAAADREGLFEAASGGTLFLDEIGELPLSMQVKLLRALQEHAVRPVGSTRDVPVDVRVVAATNRDLEALVEGGGFRKDLFYRLRVVPLELPPLRARREDILPLARQLIAKTCRQNSCGPCALSSEVLDALYAYPWPGNVRELENAIERAVVLAEGQPRIELGDLPPELRAPVAASGAAPEPAPQTLAEVERRHILATLERLRGNRAATARALGIGENTLWRKLKAFGVPGGR from the coding sequence ATGCCGGCTCCCCAACGCGAGCAATTGCGCGCGGATGCGGGGGCCGGTTGCGGCGATTGCCTCCAGAACGGAGGGTTCCTACCATTCCAAGATGGAGTGCTCGTAGTGCCGGGAGGCGACCTCGTCGCGCGGAGCGAGGCCATGCAGCGGGTGCTCGCGCTGGCGGCGCGCGCGGCGGCGACCGACGCCACCGTGCTGATCACGGGCGAGAGCGGGACGGGGAAGGAGCGAGTCGCGCGGCTGCTGCACGCCGGCTCCCGCCGCCGCGCCGGGGCCTTCGTCGGCGTCAACTGCGGCGCGCTGCCCGAGCCGCTGCTGGAGAGCGAGCTCTTCGGCCACAAGAAGGGCGCGTTCACGGGCGCTGCGGCGGACCGCGAGGGGCTGTTCGAGGCAGCCTCGGGGGGCACGCTGTTCCTCGACGAGATCGGGGAGCTGCCGCTGTCGATGCAGGTGAAGCTGCTCCGCGCGCTGCAGGAGCACGCGGTGCGCCCCGTGGGCTCCACGCGGGACGTGCCCGTCGACGTTCGCGTGGTGGCGGCCACCAACCGCGACCTCGAGGCGCTGGTCGAGGGCGGCGGGTTCCGCAAGGATCTCTTCTACCGACTCCGCGTCGTCCCGCTCGAGCTGCCGCCGCTCCGCGCGCGACGCGAGGACATCCTGCCGCTGGCGCGCCAGCTCATCGCCAAGACGTGCAGGCAGAATTCCTGCGGTCCGTGCGCGCTCTCGAGCGAGGTGCTGGACGCGCTGTACGCCTACCCCTGGCCGGGCAACGTTCGGGAGCTCGAGAACGCCATCGAGCGGGCCGTGGTGCTCGCGGAGGGCCAGCCCCGGATCGAGCTCGGCGATCTGCCACCGGAGCTCCGCGCCCCCGTGGCCGCGAGCGGCGCCGCGCCCGAGCCCGCGCCGCAGACGCTCGCGGAGGTCGAGCGGCGCCACATCCTCGCGACGCTCGAGCGGCTCCGCGGCAACCGCGCCGCCACCGCGCGCGCCCTCGGCATCGGCGAGAACACCCTCTGGCGAAAGCTGAAGGCCTTCGGCGTGCCGGGGGGGCGGTGA